In Choloepus didactylus isolate mChoDid1 chromosome 6, mChoDid1.pri, whole genome shotgun sequence, one DNA window encodes the following:
- the LOC119537986 gene encoding olfactory receptor 8H1-like, protein MGSWNNTNVPGFILMGLADCEEIRRVLFMLFLLTYLITLLGNAGMILIIFLNLQLHTPMYFFLSQLSFLDLSYSTVITPKTLENLLTSNKYISFMGCFTQMYFFVFLGVTEFYLLTSMAYDRYVAICNPLQYPVVMSVRFCCALVTVAYMTGFTNSLVNVLFMNTLHFCSSNVIHHFFCDTTPVLALSCTDTHDTEIMIFILFGFTVMVSLLTISVSYVSILSTILKINSASGKHKAFSTCASHLLGVTIFYSTTIFTYLKPKKSYSLGKDQVASVFYTMMIPMLNPIIYSLRNKEVKNALIRVMQKREGSRQLK, encoded by the coding sequence ATGGGAAGTTGGAATAACACAAATGTACCCGGCTTCATTCTTATGGGATTGGCAGACTGTGAAGAGATCCGGCGGGTCCTCTTTATGCTGTTTCTCCTTACATACCTGATTACTCTGCTGGGAAATGCAGGGATGATACTGATAATTTTCCTGAATCTCCAGCTTCACACccctatgtattttttcctcagtcaGCTCTCGTTCCTTGACCTCAGTTACTCAACAGTCATCACACCTAAAACCTTAGAGAACTTATTGACTTCAAACAAGTATATTTCATTCATGGGCTGCTTCACACAGATGTACTTTTTTGTCTTCTTGGGTGTCACTGAGTTTTACCTTTTGACTTCAATGGCCTACGATCGCTATGTAGCTATCTGCAATCCTCTTCAATACCCAGTTGTTATGTCTGTAAGATTCTGCTGTGCCCTTGTCACTGTGGCCTACATGACTGGCTTTACTAACTCCTTGGTCAATGTTCTTTTCATGAACACTTTGCATTTCTGCAGCTCCAATGTAATCCATCACTTTTTTTGTGACACAACGCCAGTTTTAGCCCTGTCCTGCACTGACACTCATGATACTGAAATCATGATATTCATTCTCTTTGGCTTTACTGTAATGGTATCTCTTCTCACAATCTCTGTGTCCTATGTGTCCATTCTCTCTACCATCCTGAAAATCAATTCTGCTTCAGGAAAGCACAAAGCCTTCTCTACTTGTGCATCTCACCTCCTGGGAGTCACCATCTTTTACAGCACtacaatttttacttatttgaaaCCAAAGAAATCCTACTCCTTGGGAAAGGATCAAGTGGCCTCTGTGTTTTATACAATGATGATCCCCATGCTGAATCCAATCATTTATAGTCTTAggaacaaagaagtgaaaaatgctCTGATTAGAGTCATGCAGAAGAGAGAGGGCTCCAGGCAATTGAAATGA